CGCCAACGCACTCCTGGGCGCCCGAGACCGGCTGGTTCTGGCGGAGCTGCACCCCGAGGACGCCCGCACGCTCGGCCTCACCATGGGAGCCGACCGCCGGATCCAAGTCCATCACATGGACGGCTATCGGGCGCTCAAATCCATGCTGCCGCCCAAGGAGCGGCGCGGCCTCGTCTTGATCGACCCGCCCTTCGAGGTGACAGATGAGGCCGAGCGCATCGCCCGCGGCCTGAAGCACGCGCACAAGCGCTGGGCGACCGGCCTCTATGCAATCTGGTATCCAATCAAGGACCGGCCGCCGATCGATCGCCTACACGGGCTCATCGTTGCCACCGGCATCCGCCGGATGCTCGTGGCCGAGCTCCTCCTTCGCCCGCCGCGCAGCCCGGAGACGCTGAATGGAAGCGGCCTGGTGCTGGTCAACCCGCCCTGGCGCCTGGATGAGAGCCTCAAGGCCCTGCTCCCCGCCCTGTTGAAGAGCCTGGGTGCCGCCAGACATGGCAGTGTCCGGCTCGACTGGCTGGTGCCGGAATAGCGCCCGCCCCATTTGCCGGCGCGCCGCGGCATGCTATCTTTCCTATACGAAATGGAGGCGATTGTTGCGCCGACCGCGGTGGAACTGCGTCCGACGTGATTAATCCTGCTTCTCACGGGTATTAAATTTTTCCTCTCGCATTTGTGCGCGGATGGTCCTAGATGGATGCAAAATCGTCATCAACCTCAACGGGAATGGGGCGGCAATGAAGGCCAAGCGGAAGCGCGTTCAGGGTGCCGAGGCTGGGGGAACCGCCTTGCAGCGCCGGCATACTCTCGGTGACCGGCTCAGGGAGCTGCGCAAGGCCAAGGGCTGGACCTTGAGCAAGGTCAGCGAGATGACCGGGCTTGCGCCCTCGACGCTGTCCAAGGTCGAGAACAAGCAGATCTCGCTCACCTACGACAATCTCGCCAAGCTGGCCGACGGCCTCAATATCGACCTGGCCGATCTCTTTACGCCTGAGACGATTCAGGCCGCGACCGGCAGGCGGACGATCACGCTCAAAGGCGATGGCAGGGTGCACGAGACCGACACCTACGAGCACACCTACCACGGCGCCGAGCTGTCGCGAAAAGCGCTGGTGGCGCTCGAGAGCAGGGTCAAGGCAACCAGCCTCGAGGCGTTCGGCCCGCTCAACCGCCATCCCGGCGAGGAATGGGTCTATGTGCTCGAGGGAGCGATCGAGTTCCACTCGGAGTTCTACGAGCCGGTCAGGCTGGAGACCGGCGAGAGCGTCTATTTCGACGCCACCATGGGCCACGCTCTCATCTCCGTCGGCCCGAAGCCGGCGCGCGTGGTGAGCACCATCTCGCGGCCCGGCACGCAGCCGCCCCTCCAGCTCGTCAAGAAGTAGGCTCCCTACTTCAGCAGGGATCCGCGCGCAGTCTGGAATTCGTCGACCGCGGCGACCAAGGCCTCGCCATCGGTCTCGGTGATCGGCAGCGACAAGGCCATCATGCCCCGGCGCGCCAGATAGATGCCGCGCTCCAGCATGTCGAGGAAGAACAGCTCGACCAGCTCCTTGCTGCCGGCGCGGGCATCGAAGATCGAGCGGATCTCGCCCTTCAGGAAATGCACGCTCATCATCGAGCCGATTCCGGTGAACTGCATGGCGAGGTCGCGTTTGCGGCAGAGCGCGTTCAGGCGCTGGCGCAGCTTGTCGCCGAAGGCGTTGAGCTCGACCGCACGCTGAGGCGTATAGACCTCCGACAGCCCGGCATAGCCCGCGGACATCGTCAGGATGTTGTTGTTGAAGGTGCCGGCATGGGGCAGCGCATCGGGACGGCGCGGATCGAAGCGCGACATGATGTCGGCGCGGCCGCCGAAGGCGCCGAAGCTCATGCCGCCGCCGATATACTTGCCGAGGCTGGTCATGTCGGGGATGACGTTGTAGAGCGCCTGCAGCCCGCCCGGCGACAGCCGCGAGGTCATCACCTCGTCGAACAGCAGCACGACGCCGTGCTTGGTCGTGGCTTCCCGCAAGGCAGAAAGGAACGCTGGGCTGGCAGGGATGCAGCCGCCGCCGCCCTGCATCGGCTCGATCGCCACCACCGCCAGTTCCTTCGCATGCTTCTCGATGAGCGCGATGGTGCCGGGGATGTCGTTGTAGGTCGGCGCGATCACGAAGTTGAAGGGGCCGTTCACCGGCGACTGGCCGGTTTGAAAGGTGAAGACGCCGCCGTGATAGCCGCCCTCGAACACCATCACCTTGGAGCGGCCGGTGTAGACCAGCGCCACGGTGATCGCCATCAAATTGGCCTCGGTGCCGGAATTGGTGAAGCGCAGCAGCTCGACCGAGGGGAAGCGAGCCTGCACCAGCTTGGCGAGCTTGCCTTCCATGGCATTGTGGGAGCCGAAGCTGATGCCGCCATCGAGCGCCTGGTCGAGCGCCTTGCGGATCACCGGATGGGAGTGCCCATAGAGGCCGGCCGTGTATTCCCCGAGGAAATCCGCGTATTTGTGGCCGTCGGCATCCCAGAGATAGGCGCCGTCCCCCTTGGACATGGTCAGGGGATAGGGCGCGTAGAACAGCACCGTGCGGGTATTGCCGCCGGGCAGCGCGCCCAAGGCTTCCTGGTAGATGGCGCCGCTATTGGGATTGCGTTTGACGAACAGCGCTCTCGCGTCGGTCAGCGCCGAATCCAGATCGATGTTGCGGGCGGCCGCCTGGGTGGCGATGGTGCTCATGACCCTTTGATCCTTCGAGGGGCTGCGAAGCGATGTTTCCAGTTTGAAACGCCGGCACGGGGAATACAAGAGGTGCCGCCTCGCGCTATTTCCAAACGGCGGCGGCGACCCGGAGAAAGTTCTCGCCCATCACGCCGCGCACGTCCCTCTCGCCGTAGCCGAGCTTCATGAGCGCCTCGGTCACCTCCGGCAGCTGCTCGGGCTGCACGAACTGCCACGGCGGCGGCGGGTAGCCCTTGGGGAACATGGCGGGACTGCCGCGAAATACCGCGTACCAGAACTCCACCTCGTCGACCATGTCGAGGCCGATGCCGACATGGGCCGCACCCACGCGCTGGACCATGTAGTCGACGTGGCGGACATAGGCGGCTGTGGAGCCGTCATTCTCGCCCAGGAACGGGCCCACGCCATTGATGCCGATGAGGCCTCCGGTCTTGGCGCAGGCGTCGATCTGATCGTCCCTGATGTTGCGCTCGTGGTCCTTGAGCGCACGCGCGTTCGAATGGGAGAAGATGACTGGGGCCGTGGAGACTTCCATCGCCTCCATCGAGGAGCGGTAGCCGGTGTGGGTCACATCGACGATCATCCCAACCCGGTTCATCGCTTCGATCAGCGCCACGCCGAAGCGGCTCAAGCCGCCATCGGTTCGCTCATGGCAGCCATCGGCGGCGAGATTGCGCTGATTGTAGGCGAGCAGCATATGGCGGATGCCAAGCTTGTAGTAGACCTCGACCATGGCGGTGTCCCCCGCCAGGGGATTGGTTCCCTGGAAGTTGAAGCCGATGGCGAGCATTCCCTCCGCCTTCGCCCGACGGATGTCGGCCACGGTCTCGACCAGCACGTAGCGCCCGGGATGGCTGAGAAATCGCCGCCGCTCGGCAGCGATATGGCGAATGGTCGTCTCCAAGCCCATGGAGTCGACGCCGAGGCTGAGAGAGACGAAGGTAACGCCGGCCTTGGGAAAGCGCGGCAGCGTCTTGGCTTCGCTGTTGAGCGCCGAGGCGGTCCAAGGCAGCGTCATGTCGCAGAGCGTAAGCGCCGAATGCAGGGCCGTTGCCTTCGGCTCGATGGTCCACCCCGTCATCGTCGAGACACTCTCCCCGCAGCCGCGCCCACCCTAGCGCGTTTTCGGGTCGCCCGTTAGCCTTCGCCAAGGACAAAGCGCGGGGATCGGCATGATCGACGACGAGAAGATCCGGCGCACGATCGAGCGAGCGCTCGAGCACTGGCGTGTGCCCGGCGGCGCCGTCTCGATCCGCCGCGGAGGGCGTAAGCTTTACGAAGGGTGCTTCGGGGTGAAGCGGCTGGGAGAGCGGGCCCGGATCGGCAAGCACACCCAGTTCGACATCGGCTCGGTCAGCAAGACCTTCAACGCCGCCGCCATGGCGCTCCTGGTGGAGGAAGGCCGTCTTGCCTGGGATACGCGGGCCATCGACGTGCTGCCGGAGTTTCGCCTGGCCGATCCGGCCATTGCCGAGCAGGTGACGATGCGTGACCTCATCGCCCACCGCATCGGCCATGGCGAGGATGCGATCACCAACTACAGCTCGCATTTCACCCGTGCCGAGATCTTGGCGCAGATGCGGGTCTTGCCGCTCCGGGCACCCTTCCGCAGCGAGACTTGCTATCAGAGCTATGGTCCGCTTGCCGCCGCCGCGGTGGTCGAGCGCCTGTCGGGGCTGAGCTGGGAAGATTACGTCGAGGCCCGCATCCTGAAGCCCCTCGGCCTCGCCGATGCGGCACCCACCTATGAGCGGCTCCGCAACAAGCGCGCCAGCTCCTCGCCCCATGCCGATTTCGGTCGCGGGGTCGAGGCCATGGCGCACCGGGACTTCTCCAATCTGGCGCCGGCCGGCTCGATGGTGGCGAGCCTCGCCGATCTAGCGAGCTGGGCGGACATTCACGCCAACCGCGGGTTGGGCTTCCTCAAACCGGCGACACTCGGCGAGATGTTCACCCCGCACAGCCTCGTCCATCCCCGGGGCATTAGCCCGGTGCGCTGGCACAGCCGCTTCGCCGCCACCATCGTCAGCTACGGGCTCGGCTGGTATGTGCACGACTTCATCGGCCATCGCGTGGTCGAGCACACCGGCGCGCTCGAAGGCTATATCGCGTTGGTGATCGTCGTGCCCGAGGAGCGCCTCGGCATCGTCATCCTGACCAACCTGCACCAGACGCCGGCACCCCTGGCGCTGCGCTACGCGCTGTTGAGCCTTTGCCTCGGCGGACCGGAGCGGGATTGGATTGCCCTGGCGGAAGCAAAGCTCAGGGCGATACCGAAGGCGCGGCCGCTCGCCGATGGCACACCTTACTATTACCGACCGATCGGGCGGCGGCAGGGCACCAAGCCGTCGGTGCCGCTGCGGGCGCTTGCCGGCCGCTATCGCCATGGCGGCTACGGCGACATTGCAGTCACCTTCGCCCGTGGGCGTCTCAAGGCCGATATTGTGGGAAATGCTTGCGATCTCGAGCACTGGCATTGGAACGAGTTTCGCGCCGTGCCGAAGGATCGCGGCGTTAAGCTTTACTATAAGGAACTGTTTCTCCGATTCGCTGCCGATGGCGC
The Pseudomonadota bacterium genome window above contains:
- a CDS encoding 23S rRNA (adenine(2030)-N(6))-methyltransferase RlmJ, whose translation is MNYRHAYHAGCFSDVVKHAVLVLLIRHLKEKPKPFVILDTHAGIGRYDLASEPALKTREFEAGIARVLADPSPPAELRSYLDLVRSANSGPELRWYPGSPWLANALLGARDRLVLAELHPEDARTLGLTMGADRRIQVHHMDGYRALKSMLPPKERRGLVLIDPPFEVTDEAERIARGLKHAHKRWATGLYAIWYPIKDRPPIDRLHGLIVATGIRRMLVAELLLRPPRSPETLNGSGLVLVNPPWRLDESLKALLPALLKSLGAARHGSVRLDWLVPE
- a CDS encoding helix-turn-helix transcriptional regulator; the encoded protein is MKAKRKRVQGAEAGGTALQRRHTLGDRLRELRKAKGWTLSKVSEMTGLAPSTLSKVENKQISLTYDNLAKLADGLNIDLADLFTPETIQAATGRRTITLKGDGRVHETDTYEHTYHGAELSRKALVALESRVKATSLEAFGPLNRHPGEEWVYVLEGAIEFHSEFYEPVRLETGESVYFDATMGHALISVGPKPARVVSTISRPGTQPPLQLVKK
- a CDS encoding aspartate aminotransferase family protein, which translates into the protein MSTIATQAAARNIDLDSALTDARALFVKRNPNSGAIYQEALGALPGGNTRTVLFYAPYPLTMSKGDGAYLWDADGHKYADFLGEYTAGLYGHSHPVIRKALDQALDGGISFGSHNAMEGKLAKLVQARFPSVELLRFTNSGTEANLMAITVALVYTGRSKVMVFEGGYHGGVFTFQTGQSPVNGPFNFVIAPTYNDIPGTIALIEKHAKELAVVAIEPMQGGGGCIPASPAFLSALREATTKHGVVLLFDEVMTSRLSPGGLQALYNVIPDMTSLGKYIGGGMSFGAFGGRADIMSRFDPRRPDALPHAGTFNNNILTMSAGYAGLSEVYTPQRAVELNAFGDKLRQRLNALCRKRDLAMQFTGIGSMMSVHFLKGEIRSIFDARAGSKELVELFFLDMLERGIYLARRGMMALSLPITETDGEALVAAVDEFQTARGSLLK
- a CDS encoding membrane dipeptidase, encoding MTGWTIEPKATALHSALTLCDMTLPWTASALNSEAKTLPRFPKAGVTFVSLSLGVDSMGLETTIRHIAAERRRFLSHPGRYVLVETVADIRRAKAEGMLAIGFNFQGTNPLAGDTAMVEVYYKLGIRHMLLAYNQRNLAADGCHERTDGGLSRFGVALIEAMNRVGMIVDVTHTGYRSSMEAMEVSTAPVIFSHSNARALKDHERNIRDDQIDACAKTGGLIGINGVGPFLGENDGSTAAYVRHVDYMVQRVGAAHVGIGLDMVDEVEFWYAVFRGSPAMFPKGYPPPPWQFVQPEQLPEVTEALMKLGYGERDVRGVMGENFLRVAAAVWK
- a CDS encoding serine hydrolase, with translation MIDDEKIRRTIERALEHWRVPGGAVSIRRGGRKLYEGCFGVKRLGERARIGKHTQFDIGSVSKTFNAAAMALLVEEGRLAWDTRAIDVLPEFRLADPAIAEQVTMRDLIAHRIGHGEDAITNYSSHFTRAEILAQMRVLPLRAPFRSETCYQSYGPLAAAAVVERLSGLSWEDYVEARILKPLGLADAAPTYERLRNKRASSSPHADFGRGVEAMAHRDFSNLAPAGSMVASLADLASWADIHANRGLGFLKPATLGEMFTPHSLVHPRGISPVRWHSRFAATIVSYGLGWYVHDFIGHRVVEHTGALEGYIALVIVVPEERLGIVILTNLHQTPAPLALRYALLSLCLGGPERDWIALAEAKLRAIPKARPLADGTPYYYRPIGRRQGTKPSVPLRALAGRYRHGGYGDIAVTFARGRLKADIVGNACDLEHWHWNEFRAVPKDRGVKLYYKELFLRFAADGAGALTRLVIPSLAEFRRR